A genomic window from Macaca mulatta isolate MMU2019108-1 chromosome 19, T2T-MMU8v2.0, whole genome shotgun sequence includes:
- the AP3D1 gene encoding AP-3 complex subunit delta-1 isoform X4 yields the protein MALKMVKGSIDRMFDKNLQDLVRGIRNHKEDEAKYISQCIDEIKQELKQDNIAVKANAVCKLTYLQMLGYDISWAAFNIIEVMSASKFTFKRIGYLAASQSFHEGTDVIMLTTNQIRKDLSSPSQYDTGVALTGLSCFVTPDLARDLANDIMTLMSHTKPYIRKKAVLIMYKVFLKYPESLRPAFPRLKEKLEDPDPGVQSAAVNVICELARRNPKNYLSLAPLFFKLMTSSTNNWVLIKIIKLFGALTPLEPRLGKKLIEPLTNLIHSTSAMSLLYECVNTVIAVLISLSSGMPNHSASIQVRPAQGRAPLFFSFFQLCVQKLRILIEDSDQNLKYLGLLAMSKILKTHPKSVQSHKDLILQCLDDKDESIRLRALDLLYGMVSKKNLMEIVKKLMTHVDKAEGTTYRDELLTKIIDICSQSNYQYITNFEWYISILVELTRLEGTRHGHLIAAQMLDVAIRVKAIRKFAVSQMSALLDSAHLLASSTQRNGICEVLYAAAWICGEFSEHLQEPHHTLEAMLRPKVTTLPGHIQAVYVQNVVKLYANILQQKEQAGEAEGAQAVTQLMVDRLPQFVQSADLEVQERASCILQLVKHIQKLQAKDVPVAEEVSTLFAGELNPVAPKAQKKVPVPEGLDLDAWINEPLSDSESEDERPRAVFHEEEQRRPKHRPSEADEEELARRREARKQEQANNPFYIKSSPSPQKRYQDAPGVEHIPVVQIDLSVPLKVPGLPMSDQYVKLEEERRHRQKLEKDKRRKKRKEKEKKGKRRHSSLPTESDEDIAPAQQVDIVTEEMPENALPSDEDDKDPNDPYRALDIDLDKPLADSEKLPIQKHRNAETSKSPEKDVPVVEKKSKKPKKKEKKHKEKERDKEKKKQKEKKAEDLDFWLSTTPPPAPAPAPAPSTEELSVNAVTTPKHECEDAKTEAQDEEDNAEGQDQDKKSPKHKKKKHKKEKEERTKGKKKSKKQPLGSEEAEAAGEPVQNGAAEEEPLPPESSYSLLAENSYVKMTCDIRGSLQEDSQVTVAIVLENRSSSILKGMELSVLDSLNARMARPQGSSVHDGVPVPFQLPPGVSNEAQYVFTIQSIVMAQKLKGTLSFIAKNDEGATHEKLDFRLHFSCSSYLTTTPCYSDAFAKLLESGDLSMSSVKVDGIRMSFQNLLAKICFHHHFSVVERVDSCASMYSRSIQGHHVCLLVKKGENSVSVDGKCSDSTLLSNLLEEMKATLAKC from the exons TTACAGATGTTGGGATACGACATCAGCTGGGCCGCCTTCAACATCATAGAAGTGATGAGTGCTTCCAAGTTCACCTTCAAG CGAATCGGCTACCTCGCTGCTTCCCAGAGCTTTCACGAAGGCACCGACGTCATCATGCTGACCACCAATCAGATCCGTAAG GACCTGAGCAGCCCTAGCCAGTACGACACAGGCGTTGCACTGACGGGTCTGTCCTGCTTCGTCACCCCAGACCTTGCCAGAGACCTGGCAAATGACATCATGACACTG ATGTCGCACACCAAGCCCTACATCAGGAAGAAGGCCGTGCTGATCATGTACAAGGTGTTCCTGAAGTACCCTGAGTCGCTGCGCCCCGCCTTTCCCCGGCTGAAGGAGAAGCTGGAGGACCCCGACCCTG GGGTTCAGTCTGCTGCCGTCAACGTCATCTGCGAGCTGGCCAGACGGAACCCTAAGAACTACCTGTCCCTGGCCCCGCTCTTCTTCAAGCTGATGACGTCCTCCACCAACAACTGGGTCCTCATCAAGATCATCAAGCTG TTTGGTGCTCTGACTCCTTTGGAGCCTCGGCTGGGCAAGAAGCTCATCGAGCCCCTCACCAACCTCATCCACAG CACGTCTGCCATGTCCCTCCTCTACGAATGTGTGAACACCGTGATTGCAG TGCTCATCTCCCTGTCCTCTGGCATGCCCAACCACAGCGCCAGCATCCAGGTACGTCCCGCACAGGGCAGGGCCC ccttgtttttttctttttttcagctttGTGTTCAGAAATTAAGGATATTGATCGAGGACTCCGATCAGAACT TGAAGTACCTGGGGCTGCTGGCCATGTCCAAGATCCTGAAGACCCACCCTAAGTCCGTGCAGTCCCACAAGGACCTCATCCTGCAGTGCCTGGATGACAAGGACGAGTCCATCCGGCTGCGGGCCCTCGACCTGCTCTATGGGATG GTGTCCAAGAAGAACCTGATGGAGATCGTGAAGAAGCTGATGACCCACGTGGACAAGGCAGAGGGCACCACCTACCGAGATGAGCTGCTCACCAAGATCATCGACATCTGCAGCCAGTCCAACTACCAGTACATCACCAACTTCGAGTG GTACATCAGCATCCTGGTGGAGCTGACCCGGCTGGAGGGCACGCGGCACGGCCACCTCATCGCTGCCCAGATGCTGGACGTGGCCATCCGTGTGAAGGCCATCCGCAAGTTCGCCGTCTCCCAGATGTCCGCGCTGCTCGACAGCGCACACCTGCTGGCCAGCAGCACCCAGCGGAACGGGATCTGCGAGGTGCTCTACGCTGCTGCCTGGATCTGCGGGGAGTTCTCAGA GCATCTGCAGGAACCGCACCACACTCTGGAGGCCATGCTACGGCCCAAAGTCACCACGCTGCCAGGCCACATCCAGGCCGTGTATGTGCAGAACGTGGTCAAGCTGTACGCCAACATCCTGCAGCAGAAGGAGCAGGCCGGGGAGGCAGAGGGCGCCCAGGCCGTCACCCAACTCATGGTGGACCGGCTGCCCCAGTTTGTGCAGAGCGCAGACCTGGAGGTGCAGGAGCGG GCGTCCTGCATCCTGCAGCTGGTCAAGCATATCCAGAAGCTTCAGGCCAAGGACGTGCCCGTGGCGGAGGAGGTCAGCACTCTCTTTGCTGGGGAGCTGAACCCAGTGGCCCCCAAGGCCCAGAAGAAGGTTCCAGTCCCTGAAGG CCTGGACCTAGACGCCTGGATCAACGAGCCACTCTCGGACAGCGAGTCAGAGGACGAGAGGCCCAGGGCCGTCTTCCACGAGGAAGAGCAGCGGCGCCCCAAGCACCGGCCGTCCGAGGCAGACGAGGAAGAGCTGGCTCGG CGCCGAGAGGCCCGGAAGCAGGAGCAGGCCAACAACCCCTTCTACATCAAGAGCTCGCCGTCGCCACAGAAG CGGTACCAGGACGCCCCGGGCGTGGAACACATTCCCGTGGTGCAGATCGACCTCTCCGTCCCGTTGAAGGTTCCAG GGCTGCCCATGTCGGACCAGTACGTGAAGCTGGAGGAGGAGCGGCGGCACCGGCAGAAGCTGGAGAAGgacaagaggaggaaaaagaggaaggagaaggagaagaagggcaAGCGCCGCCACAGCTCGCTGCCCACGGAGAGCGACGAGGACATTGCCCCTGCCCAGCAGGTGGACATTGTCACGGAGGAGATGCCTGAG AACGCTCTGCCCAGCGACGAGGATGACAAAGACCCCAATGATCCCTACAGGGCTCTGGACATTGACCTGGATAA GCCCTTAGCCGACAGCGAGAAGCTGCCTATTCAGAAACACAGAAACGCCGAGACCTCAAAATCCCCCGAGAAGGACGTTCCCGTGGTAGAAAAGAAGAGCAAGAAAcccaagaagaaagagaaaaagcacaaagagaaagagagagacaaggagaagaagaagcagaaggagaAGAAG GCTGAGGACCTGGACTTCTGGCTGTCCACCACCCCACCacctgcccccgcccccgcccctgcTCCATCCACG GAGGAGCTCAGTGTGAACGCTGTCACTACCCCGAAGCACGAGTGTGAAGACGCCAAGACGGAGGCGCAGGACGAGGAGGACAACGCTGAGGGGCAAGACCAGGACAAG AAATCTCCCAAGCATAAGAAGAAGAAGCacaagaaggagaaggaggagcgcACCAAAGGCAAGAAGAAGTCCAAGAAGCAGCCCCTGGGCAGCGAGGAGGCGGAGGCGGCGGGGGAGCCGGTGCAGAACGGCGCAGCAGAGGAGGAGCCGCTCCCG CCTGAGTCCAGCTACTCCCTCCTCGCTGAAAATTCCTATGTTAAAATG ACCTGTGACATCCGGGGCAGTCTGCAGGAGGACAGTCAGGTTACTGTGGCCATCGTGCTGGAGAACCGGAGCAGCAGCATCCTCAAGGGCATGGAGCTCAGCGTGCTGGACTCACTCAATGCCAGGATGGCCCGGCCGCAGGGCTCCTCCGTCCATGATGGTGTCCCCGTGCCTTTCCAGCTGCCCCCGG GCGTCTCCAACGAAGCCCAGTATGTGTTCACCATCCAGAGCATCGTCATGGCGCAGAAGCTCAAGGGAACCCTGTCCTTCATTGCCAAG AATGACGAGGGCGCAACCCACGAGAAGCTGGACTTCCGGCTGCACTTCAGCTGCAGCTCCTACCtgaccaccacaccctgctacaG TGACGCCTTTGCCAAGTTGCTGGAGTCTGGGGACTTGAGCATGAGCTCAGTCAAAGTCGATGGCATTCGGATGTCCTTCCAGAACCTTCTGGCAAAGATCTGTTTTCACCACCATTTTTCTG TTGTGGAGCGAGTGGACTCCTGCGCCTCCATGTACAGCCGCTCCATCCAGGGCCACCACGTCTGCCTCCTGGTGAAAAAG
- the AP3D1 gene encoding AP-3 complex subunit delta-1 isoform X10 — MTSSTNNWVLIKIIKLFGALTPLEPRLGKKLIEPLTNLIHSTSAMSLLYECVNTVIAVLISLSSGMPNHSASIQLCVQKLRILIEDSDQNLKYLGLLAMSKILKTHPKSVQSHKDLILQCLDDKDESIRLRALDLLYGMVSKKNLMEIVKKLMTHVDKAEGTTYRDELLTKIIDICSQSNYQYITNFEWYISILVELTRLEGTRHGHLIAAQMLDVAIRVKAIRKFAVSQMSALLDSAHLLASSTQRNGICEVLYAAAWICGEFSEHLQEPHHTLEAMLRPKVTTLPGHIQAVYVQNVVKLYANILQQKEQAGEAEGAQAVTQLMVDRLPQFVQSADLEVQERASCILQLVKHIQKLQAKDVPVAEEVSTLFAGELNPVAPKAQKKVPVPEGLDLDAWINEPLSDSESEDERPRAVFHEEEQRRPKHRPSEADEEELARRREARKQEQANNPFYIKSSPSPQKRYQDAPGVEHIPVVQIDLSVPLKVPGLPMSDQYVKLEEERRHRQKLEKDKRRKKRKEKEKKGKRRHSSLPTESDEDIAPAQQVDIVTEEMPENALPSDEDDKDPNDPYRALDIDLDKPLADSEKLPIQKHRNAETSKSPEKDVPVVEKKSKKPKKKEKKHKEKERDKEKKKQKEKKAEDLDFWLSTTPPPAPAPAPAPSTEELSVNAVTTPKHECEDAKTEAQDEEDNAEGQDQDKKSPKHKKKKHKKEKEERTKGKKKSKKQPLGSEEAEAAGEPVQNGAAEEEPLPPESSYSLLAENSYVKMTCDIRGSLQEDSQVTVAIVLENRSSSILKGMELSVLDSLNARMARPQGSSVHDGVPVPFQLPPGVSNEAQYVFTIQSIVMAQKLKGTLSFIAKNDEGATHEKLDFRLHFSCSSYLTTTPCYSDAFAKLLESGDLSMSSVKVDGIRMSFQNLLAKICFHHHFSVVERVDSCASMYSRSIQGHHVCLLVKKGENSVSVDGKCSDSTLLSNLLEEMKATLAKC, encoded by the exons ATGACGTCCTCCACCAACAACTGGGTCCTCATCAAGATCATCAAGCTG TTTGGTGCTCTGACTCCTTTGGAGCCTCGGCTGGGCAAGAAGCTCATCGAGCCCCTCACCAACCTCATCCACAG CACGTCTGCCATGTCCCTCCTCTACGAATGTGTGAACACCGTGATTGCAG TGCTCATCTCCCTGTCCTCTGGCATGCCCAACCACAGCGCCAGCATCCAG ctttGTGTTCAGAAATTAAGGATATTGATCGAGGACTCCGATCAGAACT TGAAGTACCTGGGGCTGCTGGCCATGTCCAAGATCCTGAAGACCCACCCTAAGTCCGTGCAGTCCCACAAGGACCTCATCCTGCAGTGCCTGGATGACAAGGACGAGTCCATCCGGCTGCGGGCCCTCGACCTGCTCTATGGGATG GTGTCCAAGAAGAACCTGATGGAGATCGTGAAGAAGCTGATGACCCACGTGGACAAGGCAGAGGGCACCACCTACCGAGATGAGCTGCTCACCAAGATCATCGACATCTGCAGCCAGTCCAACTACCAGTACATCACCAACTTCGAGTG GTACATCAGCATCCTGGTGGAGCTGACCCGGCTGGAGGGCACGCGGCACGGCCACCTCATCGCTGCCCAGATGCTGGACGTGGCCATCCGTGTGAAGGCCATCCGCAAGTTCGCCGTCTCCCAGATGTCCGCGCTGCTCGACAGCGCACACCTGCTGGCCAGCAGCACCCAGCGGAACGGGATCTGCGAGGTGCTCTACGCTGCTGCCTGGATCTGCGGGGAGTTCTCAGA GCATCTGCAGGAACCGCACCACACTCTGGAGGCCATGCTACGGCCCAAAGTCACCACGCTGCCAGGCCACATCCAGGCCGTGTATGTGCAGAACGTGGTCAAGCTGTACGCCAACATCCTGCAGCAGAAGGAGCAGGCCGGGGAGGCAGAGGGCGCCCAGGCCGTCACCCAACTCATGGTGGACCGGCTGCCCCAGTTTGTGCAGAGCGCAGACCTGGAGGTGCAGGAGCGG GCGTCCTGCATCCTGCAGCTGGTCAAGCATATCCAGAAGCTTCAGGCCAAGGACGTGCCCGTGGCGGAGGAGGTCAGCACTCTCTTTGCTGGGGAGCTGAACCCAGTGGCCCCCAAGGCCCAGAAGAAGGTTCCAGTCCCTGAAGG CCTGGACCTAGACGCCTGGATCAACGAGCCACTCTCGGACAGCGAGTCAGAGGACGAGAGGCCCAGGGCCGTCTTCCACGAGGAAGAGCAGCGGCGCCCCAAGCACCGGCCGTCCGAGGCAGACGAGGAAGAGCTGGCTCGG CGCCGAGAGGCCCGGAAGCAGGAGCAGGCCAACAACCCCTTCTACATCAAGAGCTCGCCGTCGCCACAGAAG CGGTACCAGGACGCCCCGGGCGTGGAACACATTCCCGTGGTGCAGATCGACCTCTCCGTCCCGTTGAAGGTTCCAG GGCTGCCCATGTCGGACCAGTACGTGAAGCTGGAGGAGGAGCGGCGGCACCGGCAGAAGCTGGAGAAGgacaagaggaggaaaaagaggaaggagaaggagaagaagggcaAGCGCCGCCACAGCTCGCTGCCCACGGAGAGCGACGAGGACATTGCCCCTGCCCAGCAGGTGGACATTGTCACGGAGGAGATGCCTGAG AACGCTCTGCCCAGCGACGAGGATGACAAAGACCCCAATGATCCCTACAGGGCTCTGGACATTGACCTGGATAA GCCCTTAGCCGACAGCGAGAAGCTGCCTATTCAGAAACACAGAAACGCCGAGACCTCAAAATCCCCCGAGAAGGACGTTCCCGTGGTAGAAAAGAAGAGCAAGAAAcccaagaagaaagagaaaaagcacaaagagaaagagagagacaaggagaagaagaagcagaaggagaAGAAG GCTGAGGACCTGGACTTCTGGCTGTCCACCACCCCACCacctgcccccgcccccgcccctgcTCCATCCACG GAGGAGCTCAGTGTGAACGCTGTCACTACCCCGAAGCACGAGTGTGAAGACGCCAAGACGGAGGCGCAGGACGAGGAGGACAACGCTGAGGGGCAAGACCAGGACAAG AAATCTCCCAAGCATAAGAAGAAGAAGCacaagaaggagaaggaggagcgcACCAAAGGCAAGAAGAAGTCCAAGAAGCAGCCCCTGGGCAGCGAGGAGGCGGAGGCGGCGGGGGAGCCGGTGCAGAACGGCGCAGCAGAGGAGGAGCCGCTCCCG CCTGAGTCCAGCTACTCCCTCCTCGCTGAAAATTCCTATGTTAAAATG ACCTGTGACATCCGGGGCAGTCTGCAGGAGGACAGTCAGGTTACTGTGGCCATCGTGCTGGAGAACCGGAGCAGCAGCATCCTCAAGGGCATGGAGCTCAGCGTGCTGGACTCACTCAATGCCAGGATGGCCCGGCCGCAGGGCTCCTCCGTCCATGATGGTGTCCCCGTGCCTTTCCAGCTGCCCCCGG GCGTCTCCAACGAAGCCCAGTATGTGTTCACCATCCAGAGCATCGTCATGGCGCAGAAGCTCAAGGGAACCCTGTCCTTCATTGCCAAG AATGACGAGGGCGCAACCCACGAGAAGCTGGACTTCCGGCTGCACTTCAGCTGCAGCTCCTACCtgaccaccacaccctgctacaG TGACGCCTTTGCCAAGTTGCTGGAGTCTGGGGACTTGAGCATGAGCTCAGTCAAAGTCGATGGCATTCGGATGTCCTTCCAGAACCTTCTGGCAAAGATCTGTTTTCACCACCATTTTTCTG TTGTGGAGCGAGTGGACTCCTGCGCCTCCATGTACAGCCGCTCCATCCAGGGCCACCACGTCTGCCTCCTGGTGAAAAAG
- the AP3D1 gene encoding AP-3 complex subunit delta-1 isoform X1, whose protein sequence is MALKMVKGSIDRMFDKNLQDLVRGIRNHKEDEAKYISQCIDEIKQELKQDNIAVKANAVCKLTYLQMLGYDISWAAFNIIEVMSASKFTFKVRFRDGEAGGVGGVITGVRHRARPLMCSSVLSQRIGYLAASQSFHEGTDVIMLTTNQIRKDLSSPSQYDTGVALTGLSCFVTPDLARDLANDIMTLMSHTKPYIRKKAVLIMYKVFLKYPESLRPAFPRLKEKLEDPDPGVQSAAVNVICELARRNPKNYLSLAPLFFKLMTSSTNNWVLIKIIKLFGALTPLEPRLGKKLIEPLTNLIHSTSAMSLLYECVNTVIAVLISLSSGMPNHSASIQLCVQKLRILIEDSDQNLKYLGLLAMSKILKTHPKSVQSHKDLILQCLDDKDESIRLRALDLLYGMVSKKNLMEIVKKLMTHVDKAEGTTYRDELLTKIIDICSQSNYQYITNFEWYISILVELTRLEGTRHGHLIAAQMLDVAIRVKAIRKFAVSQMSALLDSAHLLASSTQRNGICEVLYAAAWICGEFSEHLQEPHHTLEAMLRPKVTTLPGHIQAVYVQNVVKLYANILQQKEQAGEAEGAQAVTQLMVDRLPQFVQSADLEVQERASCILQLVKHIQKLQAKDVPVAEEVSTLFAGELNPVAPKAQKKVPVPEGLDLDAWINEPLSDSESEDERPRAVFHEEEQRRPKHRPSEADEEELARRREARKQEQANNPFYIKSSPSPQKRYQDAPGVEHIPVVQIDLSVPLKVPGLPMSDQYVKLEEERRHRQKLEKDKRRKKRKEKEKKGKRRHSSLPTESDEDIAPAQQVDIVTEEMPENALPSDEDDKDPNDPYRALDIDLDKPLADSEKLPIQKHRNAETSKSPEKDVPVVEKKSKKPKKKEKKHKEKERDKEKKKQKEKKAEDLDFWLSTTPPPAPAPAPAPSTEELSVNAVTTPKHECEDAKTEAQDEEDNAEGQDQDKKSPKHKKKKHKKEKEERTKGKKKSKKQPLGSEEAEAAGEPVQNGAAEEEPLPPESSYSLLAENSYVKMTCDIRGSLQEDSQVTVAIVLENRSSSILKGMELSVLDSLNARMARPQGSSVHDGVPVPFQLPPGVSNEAQYVFTIQSIVMAQKLKGTLSFIAKNDEGATHEKLDFRLHFSCSSYLTTTPCYSDAFAKLLESGDLSMSSVKVDGIRMSFQNLLAKICFHHHFSVVERVDSCASMYSRSIQGHHVCLLVKKGENSVSVDGKCSDSTLLSNLLEEMKATLAKC, encoded by the exons TTACAGATGTTGGGATACGACATCAGCTGGGCCGCCTTCAACATCATAGAAGTGATGAGTGCTTCCAAGTTCACCTTCAAGGTGAGGTTCCGGGACGGCGAggctggtggggtggggggagtgattacaggtgtgaggcacc GTGCCCGGCCTCTGATGTGCTCGTCTGTTCTCTCCCAGCGAATCGGCTACCTCGCTGCTTCCCAGAGCTTTCACGAAGGCACCGACGTCATCATGCTGACCACCAATCAGATCCGTAAG GACCTGAGCAGCCCTAGCCAGTACGACACAGGCGTTGCACTGACGGGTCTGTCCTGCTTCGTCACCCCAGACCTTGCCAGAGACCTGGCAAATGACATCATGACACTG ATGTCGCACACCAAGCCCTACATCAGGAAGAAGGCCGTGCTGATCATGTACAAGGTGTTCCTGAAGTACCCTGAGTCGCTGCGCCCCGCCTTTCCCCGGCTGAAGGAGAAGCTGGAGGACCCCGACCCTG GGGTTCAGTCTGCTGCCGTCAACGTCATCTGCGAGCTGGCCAGACGGAACCCTAAGAACTACCTGTCCCTGGCCCCGCTCTTCTTCAAGCTGATGACGTCCTCCACCAACAACTGGGTCCTCATCAAGATCATCAAGCTG TTTGGTGCTCTGACTCCTTTGGAGCCTCGGCTGGGCAAGAAGCTCATCGAGCCCCTCACCAACCTCATCCACAG CACGTCTGCCATGTCCCTCCTCTACGAATGTGTGAACACCGTGATTGCAG TGCTCATCTCCCTGTCCTCTGGCATGCCCAACCACAGCGCCAGCATCCAG ctttGTGTTCAGAAATTAAGGATATTGATCGAGGACTCCGATCAGAACT TGAAGTACCTGGGGCTGCTGGCCATGTCCAAGATCCTGAAGACCCACCCTAAGTCCGTGCAGTCCCACAAGGACCTCATCCTGCAGTGCCTGGATGACAAGGACGAGTCCATCCGGCTGCGGGCCCTCGACCTGCTCTATGGGATG GTGTCCAAGAAGAACCTGATGGAGATCGTGAAGAAGCTGATGACCCACGTGGACAAGGCAGAGGGCACCACCTACCGAGATGAGCTGCTCACCAAGATCATCGACATCTGCAGCCAGTCCAACTACCAGTACATCACCAACTTCGAGTG GTACATCAGCATCCTGGTGGAGCTGACCCGGCTGGAGGGCACGCGGCACGGCCACCTCATCGCTGCCCAGATGCTGGACGTGGCCATCCGTGTGAAGGCCATCCGCAAGTTCGCCGTCTCCCAGATGTCCGCGCTGCTCGACAGCGCACACCTGCTGGCCAGCAGCACCCAGCGGAACGGGATCTGCGAGGTGCTCTACGCTGCTGCCTGGATCTGCGGGGAGTTCTCAGA GCATCTGCAGGAACCGCACCACACTCTGGAGGCCATGCTACGGCCCAAAGTCACCACGCTGCCAGGCCACATCCAGGCCGTGTATGTGCAGAACGTGGTCAAGCTGTACGCCAACATCCTGCAGCAGAAGGAGCAGGCCGGGGAGGCAGAGGGCGCCCAGGCCGTCACCCAACTCATGGTGGACCGGCTGCCCCAGTTTGTGCAGAGCGCAGACCTGGAGGTGCAGGAGCGG GCGTCCTGCATCCTGCAGCTGGTCAAGCATATCCAGAAGCTTCAGGCCAAGGACGTGCCCGTGGCGGAGGAGGTCAGCACTCTCTTTGCTGGGGAGCTGAACCCAGTGGCCCCCAAGGCCCAGAAGAAGGTTCCAGTCCCTGAAGG CCTGGACCTAGACGCCTGGATCAACGAGCCACTCTCGGACAGCGAGTCAGAGGACGAGAGGCCCAGGGCCGTCTTCCACGAGGAAGAGCAGCGGCGCCCCAAGCACCGGCCGTCCGAGGCAGACGAGGAAGAGCTGGCTCGG CGCCGAGAGGCCCGGAAGCAGGAGCAGGCCAACAACCCCTTCTACATCAAGAGCTCGCCGTCGCCACAGAAG CGGTACCAGGACGCCCCGGGCGTGGAACACATTCCCGTGGTGCAGATCGACCTCTCCGTCCCGTTGAAGGTTCCAG GGCTGCCCATGTCGGACCAGTACGTGAAGCTGGAGGAGGAGCGGCGGCACCGGCAGAAGCTGGAGAAGgacaagaggaggaaaaagaggaaggagaaggagaagaagggcaAGCGCCGCCACAGCTCGCTGCCCACGGAGAGCGACGAGGACATTGCCCCTGCCCAGCAGGTGGACATTGTCACGGAGGAGATGCCTGAG AACGCTCTGCCCAGCGACGAGGATGACAAAGACCCCAATGATCCCTACAGGGCTCTGGACATTGACCTGGATAA GCCCTTAGCCGACAGCGAGAAGCTGCCTATTCAGAAACACAGAAACGCCGAGACCTCAAAATCCCCCGAGAAGGACGTTCCCGTGGTAGAAAAGAAGAGCAAGAAAcccaagaagaaagagaaaaagcacaaagagaaagagagagacaaggagaagaagaagcagaaggagaAGAAG GCTGAGGACCTGGACTTCTGGCTGTCCACCACCCCACCacctgcccccgcccccgcccctgcTCCATCCACG GAGGAGCTCAGTGTGAACGCTGTCACTACCCCGAAGCACGAGTGTGAAGACGCCAAGACGGAGGCGCAGGACGAGGAGGACAACGCTGAGGGGCAAGACCAGGACAAG AAATCTCCCAAGCATAAGAAGAAGAAGCacaagaaggagaaggaggagcgcACCAAAGGCAAGAAGAAGTCCAAGAAGCAGCCCCTGGGCAGCGAGGAGGCGGAGGCGGCGGGGGAGCCGGTGCAGAACGGCGCAGCAGAGGAGGAGCCGCTCCCG CCTGAGTCCAGCTACTCCCTCCTCGCTGAAAATTCCTATGTTAAAATG ACCTGTGACATCCGGGGCAGTCTGCAGGAGGACAGTCAGGTTACTGTGGCCATCGTGCTGGAGAACCGGAGCAGCAGCATCCTCAAGGGCATGGAGCTCAGCGTGCTGGACTCACTCAATGCCAGGATGGCCCGGCCGCAGGGCTCCTCCGTCCATGATGGTGTCCCCGTGCCTTTCCAGCTGCCCCCGG GCGTCTCCAACGAAGCCCAGTATGTGTTCACCATCCAGAGCATCGTCATGGCGCAGAAGCTCAAGGGAACCCTGTCCTTCATTGCCAAG AATGACGAGGGCGCAACCCACGAGAAGCTGGACTTCCGGCTGCACTTCAGCTGCAGCTCCTACCtgaccaccacaccctgctacaG TGACGCCTTTGCCAAGTTGCTGGAGTCTGGGGACTTGAGCATGAGCTCAGTCAAAGTCGATGGCATTCGGATGTCCTTCCAGAACCTTCTGGCAAAGATCTGTTTTCACCACCATTTTTCTG TTGTGGAGCGAGTGGACTCCTGCGCCTCCATGTACAGCCGCTCCATCCAGGGCCACCACGTCTGCCTCCTGGTGAAAAAG